One segment of Capillibacterium thermochitinicola DNA contains the following:
- a CDS encoding glycosyltransferase: MEQQMVIGQFNDSYPPVMDGVANVTKNYAYWLHKKYGQCYVVTPAFPGYRDQDPFPVIRYSSLPLVFRPPYRLGCPQIDLKVQRRLKEIPFDLIHTHSPFSSGQLALKIARQKGIPLVATFHSKFYDDFKAVVKAENLAWFGVKQVIKFFSQVDAVWTVNEGTAKTLREYGYRGRVDIVHNGTEFEPPADREARREAINQQLGLVPTEPVFLFVGQHIWQKNVRMIIQALQLLHQRGVAFRMIFAGTGYAEAEMKELVEEVGLAEKVNFLGCVLDRDRLKSLYARADLLLFPSVYDNAPIVIREAAAAKCPAVVVAGSNSAEGIIDNVNGFLTENDPESLAQRIQDIIRDPERLVKVGEEAQRTIYRHWEQIIDEVAARYGELIQEFKKKTTTFGPVPVVK, encoded by the coding sequence ATGGAGCAGCAGATGGTCATTGGGCAGTTTAACGACTCCTACCCTCCGGTGATGGACGGAGTCGCTAATGTGACCAAGAATTACGCCTACTGGTTACACAAAAAATACGGCCAATGTTATGTCGTAACCCCAGCGTTTCCTGGTTATCGTGACCAAGATCCTTTCCCGGTGATTCGCTATTCCTCTTTACCGCTGGTCTTCCGCCCGCCATACCGGCTGGGCTGTCCCCAGATCGATCTTAAAGTGCAACGGCGCTTGAAGGAGATCCCCTTCGACCTGATCCATACCCATTCGCCGTTCTCTTCGGGACAGCTGGCCCTAAAGATTGCCCGGCAAAAGGGAATTCCACTGGTGGCGACCTTTCATTCCAAGTTCTATGATGATTTTAAAGCGGTGGTCAAAGCAGAAAACCTCGCCTGGTTCGGGGTAAAACAAGTAATCAAGTTTTTTTCCCAAGTTGACGCCGTCTGGACGGTGAACGAGGGAACCGCAAAAACGTTGCGGGAGTATGGATACCGGGGACGGGTCGATATTGTCCACAATGGGACCGAGTTTGAACCTCCGGCGGACCGGGAGGCGCGCCGGGAGGCCATCAATCAGCAGCTTGGCCTTGTCCCGACGGAACCGGTCTTTCTCTTTGTCGGGCAGCATATTTGGCAAAAAAACGTGCGGATGATTATCCAAGCGTTACAGTTATTGCACCAACGGGGGGTTGCCTTCCGGATGATCTTTGCCGGGACGGGATATGCCGAAGCGGAGATGAAAGAGCTGGTCGAGGAGGTTGGCCTGGCGGAAAAGGTTAATTTTCTGGGGTGTGTCCTGGACCGCGACCGGTTGAAATCCCTTTATGCCCGGGCCGATCTGCTTTTGTTCCCTTCGGTGTACGACAATGCTCCGATTGTGATCCGGGAGGCGGCGGCGGCGAAGTGTCCGGCCGTGGTGGTGGCCGGTTCGAACAGCGCGGAAGGAATCATTGATAATGTGAACGGTTTTCTCACGGAGAATGATCCGGAAAGTCTGGCCCAGCGGATCCAGGACATTATCCGCGACCCGGAGCGGTTAGTCAAGGTGGGCGAGGAAGCCCAACGTACGATTTACCGGCACTGGGAACAGATTATTGACGAGGTGGCGGCGCGCTATGGGGAGTTGATTCAGGAATTTAAGAAGAAAACAACTACCTTTGGTCCTGTCCCTGTGGTAAAATAA
- the nagB gene encoding glucosamine-6-phosphate deaminase, whose translation MRIIIGKDYAEISKKAALIVAAQVVLKPDCVLGLATGSTPLGLYRELIAMYERGEVDFSKVTTFNLDEYYPIMPDHPQSYHYFMYQNLFNHINIDPNRIHLPNGMADPVEEECNNYERLIAEAGGIDLQVLGIGVNGHIGFNEPNPGLSSRTHLVDLKQETIKANSRFFQSEAEVPRQALTMGMGTILKARRIILLASGNSKAEAIKKTVQGMVTTECPSSFLQTHPDVTLLLDQEAAALLD comes from the coding sequence ATGCGGATTATAATTGGAAAAGACTATGCGGAAATCAGCAAAAAGGCGGCATTAATCGTTGCTGCTCAAGTAGTATTGAAACCTGACTGTGTTTTGGGTTTGGCGACGGGTAGTACGCCCTTGGGGCTGTACCGTGAACTGATCGCCATGTACGAACGGGGAGAAGTTGATTTTTCCAAGGTAACCACCTTTAATTTGGATGAGTATTATCCGATCATGCCGGATCATCCCCAAAGTTACCACTACTTTATGTACCAGAACTTGTTCAACCATATTAATATTGATCCGAACAGGATTCATCTCCCAAACGGAATGGCCGATCCGGTTGAAGAAGAATGCAACAATTACGAACGGCTGATTGCGGAGGCGGGCGGGATCGATCTCCAGGTGTTGGGGATCGGCGTCAATGGGCATATCGGGTTTAATGAACCGAATCCGGGCCTTAGTTCCCGCACGCATTTGGTGGATTTAAAGCAAGAAACCATCAAGGCCAACAGCCGCTTTTTCCAGTCGGAGGCCGAGGTACCCCGGCAGGCGTTGACCATGGGGATGGGGACGATTTTAAAAGCCCGCCGGATTATCTTGTTGGCCAGCGGGAATAGTAAGGCGGAAGCCATCAAAAAGACCGTGCAGGGAATGGTGACGACCGAGTGTCCTTCCTCTTTCCTTCAAACCCATCCGGATGTCACCTTGCTCCTGGACCAAGAGGCTGCCGCGTTATTAGACTAG
- a CDS encoding carbohydrate ABC transporter permease: MKNIPLTIEDPMRKKPRMKKNGYRNSLQEETGLISRLFFRLILFLFAVLSIAPLVWVTLSSFKTTQEFQMNRLWLPARWFFKNYPMAWEIGNMGTLIVNSVIYTTVSTLAVIVLSVAAAFAFAKIKSKATPILYGSFVIGILLTIQSIMVPLFLMANTVHLLDTRLGVLIPYTGLGLPIGIYLCTEFIKGIHDSIIESARIDGAGYFQILARIVFPMSKPVISTLAILNVLSVWNEFMMINILVSREALKSLPVGIMKFSSALSSDYGKQFAALVIGLLPLLLFYLAFRNKITEGVSAGAVKG; the protein is encoded by the coding sequence ATGAAGAATATTCCGCTGACGATTGAGGACCCAATGCGTAAGAAGCCAAGAATGAAAAAAAATGGCTATCGCAACTCGCTACAAGAAGAAACCGGCTTGATTTCCCGTCTCTTCTTTCGCCTGATCCTTTTCCTTTTTGCGGTATTGTCCATCGCACCGTTGGTCTGGGTCACCCTAAGCTCCTTCAAGACGACGCAGGAGTTTCAGATGAACCGGTTGTGGCTGCCCGCCAGGTGGTTTTTCAAAAACTATCCCATGGCGTGGGAGATTGGCAACATGGGGACCTTGATTGTCAACAGCGTAATTTACACTACGGTTTCCACCCTTGCGGTCATTGTCCTGTCGGTGGCGGCCGCTTTTGCCTTTGCCAAGATTAAATCGAAAGCCACACCCATTTTATATGGCAGTTTTGTCATTGGGATTTTGCTGACGATCCAATCGATTATGGTGCCTTTGTTTTTAATGGCCAACACGGTACATTTGCTTGATACCCGTTTAGGTGTTTTGATTCCCTATACCGGTCTGGGCCTTCCCATCGGGATTTATCTGTGTACGGAATTTATTAAAGGCATTCATGATTCGATTATCGAATCGGCACGGATCGACGGGGCCGGTTATTTCCAGATCTTGGCAAGGATTGTTTTCCCCATGTCGAAACCGGTCATTTCAACCCTGGCGATCTTGAATGTCTTAAGTGTTTGGAATGAATTTATGATGATCAATATTCTTGTCTCCCGCGAAGCCCTTAAATCGTTACCGGTGGGGATTATGAAGTTTTCCAGTGCTTTATCGTCGGACTATGGAAAACAGTTCGCGGCCTTAGTAATCGGTTTGCTTCCCTTGCTCCTCTTCTATCTGGCGTTCCGGAATAAGATCACCGAAGGTGTATCGGCGGGTGCCGTTAAAGGATGA
- a CDS encoding ABC transporter substrate-binding protein, with the protein MKRFRYVLLGLLLVCCFFSLTLEAAPIKLEYWTIFTGPNGQTMQRLVDRFNQEYKGKIEVQMSVMPAGNFYEKIISAVVSNQAPDFCIMHVDRLAEFTSRGILLPLDEYVEALGLKGSDYAEPLWNGGIWQGKRYAIPLDTHPLVMYWNKKLFREAGLDPEKPPTDAESFIKVCKALTKDKNGDGKIDQWGTMLSVGWPNFQYWYTIFHQNGGTLFNADNSQALFNSKAGVDALQFLVDCIYVHKISPDNVQVDSEHEAFKRGELGITFNGIWMMADYLNQPNLEFGAGPVPQFGSQKAVWGGSHQFVLPKQRRVDRNRINAAIEFIKWFGDHSLDWGFGGQLPAKLSVLNSPEFRQDPYFGRIAEMADYVYFPPFFAKYGEAVGPIWDAVNAALLRKSTPKEALDRAKDLSNKILAGN; encoded by the coding sequence ATGAAACGTTTTCGTTATGTCTTACTTGGCCTGCTCCTGGTTTGCTGCTTCTTTAGCCTCACTCTGGAGGCCGCTCCGATAAAGTTGGAGTATTGGACGATCTTTACCGGTCCCAACGGACAGACCATGCAGAGGCTGGTTGATCGTTTTAACCAGGAATACAAAGGCAAAATCGAGGTCCAAATGTCGGTCATGCCTGCGGGCAACTTCTACGAAAAAATTATTTCCGCGGTGGTCAGCAATCAAGCTCCGGATTTTTGTATCATGCATGTGGACCGTTTAGCCGAGTTTACCTCACGGGGGATTTTATTACCCCTTGATGAATACGTTGAAGCATTGGGCCTCAAAGGTTCGGATTATGCCGAACCTCTGTGGAACGGGGGTATTTGGCAAGGAAAACGTTACGCCATTCCCCTTGATACCCATCCCTTGGTCATGTACTGGAACAAAAAACTCTTCCGTGAAGCGGGCCTTGATCCGGAAAAACCGCCTACGGACGCAGAAAGCTTTATCAAAGTCTGTAAAGCCTTGACTAAGGATAAAAACGGTGATGGCAAGATTGACCAGTGGGGGACGATGCTTTCGGTCGGTTGGCCTAACTTCCAGTACTGGTACACTATTTTCCACCAAAACGGCGGGACCCTATTTAACGCTGACAATAGCCAAGCATTGTTCAACAGTAAAGCCGGGGTCGACGCCCTCCAATTCCTGGTGGACTGTATCTATGTACATAAAATCTCCCCCGATAACGTTCAGGTTGACTCGGAACATGAAGCCTTTAAACGGGGAGAATTGGGCATCACCTTTAACGGGATCTGGATGATGGCCGATTACCTTAATCAACCGAACCTCGAATTTGGCGCCGGGCCGGTTCCGCAGTTTGGCAGCCAAAAAGCGGTATGGGGTGGTTCCCACCAGTTTGTCCTCCCCAAACAACGGCGGGTTGACCGCAACCGGATTAATGCCGCTATTGAGTTCATCAAATGGTTTGGTGATCATAGCCTCGACTGGGGCTTCGGCGGTCAATTACCGGCGAAACTGTCCGTTTTGAACAGTCCCGAATTCAGGCAAGATCCCTATTTCGGCCGTATTGCGGAGATGGCTGATTACGTTTACTTCCCGCCCTTCTTTGCCAAGTACGGTGAAGCGGTTGGCCCGATCTGGGATGCGGTTAATGCTGCTTTACTCAGGAAAAGTACTCCGAAGGAAGCCTTGGACCGGGCAAAGGATCTGTCCAACAAGATTTTGGCCGGAAACTAG
- a CDS encoding ABC transporter substrate-binding protein, translating to MSFRKSTMWMALLLLFALVPTLIAAEPVTIRVLNYLDASSPNAAAEVTQIWQRFEQENPDILVIREDQFGEPFHQKTEAYAAAGKLPEVLYVWPGGRSATLHQKGLLKDITRLLGDERNEFSEAALQPQAGGYLAMVPIGLTATHVMFVNTALLKELGLEMPKTYADLKAMVEPLKKAGKDCIIVGAQDDWVMQSVLYSMIFGRMVGDEKLLAFLDGKAKFTDKEFVDSLRFYEQLFKDGVINRNAMQTPYGEAPALFAAGKAPFMIDGDWRTGAFITDQSTGVALIPPEKQKDIVLTVFPQIPGEVNKGTTSIVPATGFAISSHVKDNSPEEKAAWRLISWLNSAEVQRIRLESGAAFPSRKGVTSDKLEPIAQERAEFYGKVTGTYVLDDKLPPEIFTKINIGLQEIGLGLATPVEVARSVQAAYEEWAKSNK from the coding sequence ATGAGTTTTCGGAAGTCGACAATGTGGATGGCTTTGCTTCTGTTGTTTGCGTTAGTCCCGACGCTGATTGCGGCGGAGCCGGTCACCATCCGGGTTTTGAATTACCTGGATGCCAGCAGCCCGAATGCCGCTGCCGAGGTCACGCAGATCTGGCAGCGCTTTGAGCAAGAAAATCCGGACATCCTCGTGATCAGGGAAGATCAATTTGGCGAGCCTTTCCACCAAAAAACCGAAGCCTACGCCGCGGCCGGCAAACTCCCCGAAGTGCTCTATGTCTGGCCTGGCGGGCGTTCGGCTACCCTCCATCAGAAAGGCCTGCTGAAAGATATCACCCGGCTGTTAGGGGATGAGCGGAATGAGTTTAGCGAGGCTGCCCTGCAACCCCAGGCGGGTGGGTATCTCGCAATGGTGCCGATTGGGCTGACCGCTACCCATGTTATGTTCGTAAACACGGCCCTGTTGAAAGAACTTGGCCTTGAAATGCCGAAGACCTATGCCGACCTCAAGGCGATGGTTGAACCGTTAAAGAAGGCCGGCAAAGATTGCATCATCGTCGGTGCCCAGGATGACTGGGTAATGCAGTCTGTTCTGTACAGCATGATCTTCGGCCGTATGGTCGGCGACGAAAAACTGCTTGCCTTCCTCGATGGTAAAGCCAAATTTACCGATAAAGAATTCGTTGATTCGCTGCGGTTCTACGAACAACTCTTCAAAGACGGTGTGATCAACCGGAACGCCATGCAGACACCGTACGGTGAAGCGCCGGCCTTGTTTGCCGCCGGGAAGGCGCCGTTCATGATCGACGGTGACTGGAGAACCGGTGCTTTCATTACCGACCAGTCGACCGGGGTTGCCCTCATCCCGCCGGAAAAACAGAAGGATATCGTGTTGACGGTGTTCCCGCAGATTCCGGGCGAGGTCAACAAGGGGACCACTTCGATCGTTCCGGCAACCGGTTTTGCCATCAGCTCGCATGTGAAAGACAATTCTCCTGAGGAAAAAGCCGCCTGGCGCCTGATCTCCTGGCTGAACTCGGCCGAGGTGCAAAGGATCCGGTTAGAATCCGGCGCGGCCTTCCCCTCCCGGAAAGGCGTCACCAGTGACAAACTTGAGCCCATCGCCCAAGAAAGAGCGGAGTTCTACGGCAAAGTTACCGGCACCTATGTCTTGGACGACAAGCTTCCGCCGGAAATCTTCACCAAGATCAACATCGGTTTGCAAGAGATCGGTCTCGGCTTAGCTACTCCGGTTGAGGTAGCCCGGAGCGTCCAAGCCGCCTATGAAGAGTGGGCGAAGAGCAATAAGTAA
- a CDS encoding carbohydrate ABC transporter permease, which produces MKTRRIFSEERRAYLLMVLPAVLIYIAVVAFPMVFSLWISVSDYSGGQIFGGTTPVKFAGFSNYVRMWNDRYFWISLTNNVYIVLISIFGQIPLGFILAYALHRNMIRGKGFFQTVIYLPCVISSVIVGILWQTIFSPYGPITEIMRFFKPDWQNTLMVNPRTAIVPVLLVMLWYYTGTYFIIFLANLQKIDKEIIEAAKIDGATEWQSLRHVILPALSGVIVTSSILAISGSLKSFDLIFAMTQGNPARRTSVLALYMYDTAFRGAPNYPRANAVSTFMMAFSFLLIIITKLVEKRFGGKEE; this is translated from the coding sequence ATGAAAACACGCCGTATCTTTTCTGAAGAACGCCGCGCCTACCTTCTTATGGTTTTGCCCGCAGTCCTTATTTACATTGCCGTGGTTGCCTTTCCAATGGTCTTTTCACTCTGGATCAGCGTGAGTGATTATTCCGGGGGTCAAATTTTTGGTGGTACGACACCAGTCAAATTTGCCGGTTTTTCGAACTACGTCCGGATGTGGAATGACCGCTATTTTTGGATCTCTTTAACGAATAACGTGTATATTGTCTTGATCTCAATTTTTGGCCAGATTCCGCTTGGCTTTATTCTGGCCTATGCCCTGCACCGTAATATGATCCGAGGGAAAGGATTTTTCCAAACCGTTATTTACTTGCCATGCGTTATTTCATCGGTTATCGTCGGTATCCTTTGGCAGACCATTTTTTCGCCCTACGGGCCGATTACCGAGATCATGCGTTTCTTTAAACCGGACTGGCAAAACACCCTGATGGTAAATCCGCGGACGGCAATCGTTCCTGTGCTTTTAGTAATGCTTTGGTATTACACCGGAACCTATTTTATCATTTTCCTTGCCAACCTGCAAAAAATTGATAAAGAAATAATTGAAGCGGCGAAGATTGATGGAGCCACGGAATGGCAAAGCCTGCGCCATGTGATTCTTCCGGCCTTGTCCGGGGTCATTGTCACCTCGTCAATTCTGGCGATCTCCGGTTCACTGAAGAGTTTTGATTTAATCTTTGCCATGACCCAAGGTAACCCGGCGCGGCGCACATCGGTTTTAGCGCTTTACATGTATGATACCGCATTCCGGGGCGCGCCCAATTATCCGCGGGCGAATGCTGTTTCCACCTTTATGATGGCCTTTAGTTTCCTTCTGATCATCATTACTAAACTTGTGGAGAAGAGATTTGGGGGGAAAGAAGAATGA
- a CDS encoding ROK family protein, protein MNKLTGNAKTIKIINRSLILQAIRKHGPVTRTDLVKLTKLTSGTISNLTAELLKANIIKEVGTGKSIGGRRPLYLAINSNAWHVVGVNIGNTKVVSVVTDLEAKVACRVDGKLNRAWDAEQQVAEVCRLIEKAIAESGLPRHSFLGIGVGVPGFVNTKAGKAVFSPNLGWKDLPVRELIQARVGLPVLLENSVRLGTLGEKWWGKGQGKENVITMYIGTGVGAGLILGDKLYRGTDEAAGEIGHIMVADTGQRCSCGKYGCLEAVASGPAIVRHASRLIQQGVSTKLIDMCQGDLNAITGEMIDQAAWEGDEVAREVLTQAGRYLGQGIAILATLFNPDIIILNGGVSNAHPILLPVIREVTEKQLLVPVKVEVSELGDMAGPLGGAALVIEGLFTISGIEWVTPIS, encoded by the coding sequence GTGAATAAATTAACAGGTAATGCGAAAACCATTAAAATAATCAACCGCTCCCTGATTTTGCAAGCCATCCGGAAACACGGGCCGGTTACCCGGACCGACTTGGTTAAATTGACGAAATTGACCTCCGGAACCATCTCAAATTTAACGGCGGAACTACTGAAAGCCAATATAATCAAAGAAGTGGGGACCGGAAAATCCATTGGCGGGCGTCGTCCCCTTTATCTTGCGATTAATTCCAATGCCTGGCACGTGGTGGGGGTTAATATCGGGAACACCAAAGTGGTATCGGTGGTTACTGATTTGGAAGCCAAAGTGGCTTGCCGGGTTGATGGTAAATTAAACAGGGCATGGGATGCCGAGCAACAGGTGGCGGAGGTTTGCCGCTTGATCGAAAAGGCCATTGCCGAATCGGGCCTTCCCCGCCATTCTTTCCTCGGCATTGGCGTCGGCGTACCGGGATTTGTCAATACGAAAGCTGGAAAAGCTGTCTTTTCCCCAAATCTTGGGTGGAAAGATCTCCCGGTCAGAGAGTTAATCCAAGCCCGGGTTGGGCTTCCCGTTTTGCTTGAAAATTCCGTTCGCCTGGGTACCCTCGGGGAGAAATGGTGGGGGAAAGGCCAGGGAAAAGAAAACGTGATTACGATGTATATCGGGACCGGGGTGGGCGCCGGCTTAATCTTAGGTGACAAACTGTACCGGGGAACCGATGAAGCCGCCGGGGAAATTGGCCACATTATGGTCGCCGATACGGGGCAACGTTGTAGTTGCGGGAAGTATGGATGTTTGGAAGCGGTGGCTTCCGGTCCGGCCATCGTCCGCCATGCCAGCCGGTTGATTCAGCAAGGAGTCAGCACCAAACTGATCGATATGTGCCAAGGAGACTTAAATGCAATCACCGGGGAAATGATCGACCAGGCCGCCTGGGAAGGGGATGAAGTTGCCCGGGAAGTTCTGACCCAAGCCGGCCGTTATCTTGGACAAGGAATTGCGATTTTAGCTACTTTGTTTAATCCCGATATTATCATTCTTAATGGCGGGGTCAGCAATGCCCATCCCATTCTGTTGCCGGTGATTAGAGAAGTAACCGAAAAGCAACTTTTGGTCCCGGTCAAGGTTGAAGTCTCCGAGTTGGGAGATATGGCAGGACCTTTAGGCGGGGCGGCCTTAGTGATTGAAGGTTTATTTACCATTTCGGGCATCGAGTGGGTCACGCCCATTAGCTAA
- a CDS encoding ROK family transcriptional regulator, translating into MERERRGLSSTSLIRSYNVVSVLQTLYREGACSRARLAKVTKMSPATITRIVSELLSQGIITEHGIGKSNGGRKPILLKLSYEKLFIIGIQIRRDQVALGLADLKGKLMRKTSYSPYSLEPDTLIRELVQELQNLMQNANVKKEHILGVGVAISGIVESERGILLQSVNLGWRDVPVAEMLEKYLDFPVVVENDANAAALAELWFGNPKNVANFLLLKTSTGVGAGIIYNRKLLTGPRGMAGEIGHIPLKKDGQPCRCGQQGCLETYLYFPDVLKRYQSETGKELKDWLELYTKVLNRDPVACQILEDLIEILSIAISLCGGLLDLDMVIISGIWANFKELLIERLERKFQTTLELSGLKKKISVHCSTLGEDSDLLGAVGLFTQKWFTPPI; encoded by the coding sequence ATGGAGAGAGAAAGACGCGGTTTAAGCAGTACAAGTTTAATACGATCCTACAATGTGGTTTCCGTTTTGCAAACCCTTTACCGCGAAGGTGCTTGTTCGCGGGCCAGGTTGGCAAAGGTAACCAAAATGAGCCCGGCCACGATCACCCGTATTGTCAGTGAGCTCCTGAGCCAAGGCATCATTACCGAACACGGCATTGGTAAATCAAACGGTGGTCGTAAACCGATCCTTTTAAAACTCAGTTACGAAAAACTCTTCATTATTGGGATCCAAATTCGCCGGGATCAAGTGGCGCTGGGTTTGGCCGACCTTAAAGGAAAGTTAATGCGGAAAACCAGCTACTCGCCCTATTCTCTCGAACCCGACACCTTAATCCGCGAATTGGTCCAGGAATTACAAAACCTCATGCAAAACGCCAACGTGAAAAAGGAACACATCCTGGGCGTCGGAGTGGCGATCTCCGGCATCGTCGAGAGTGAACGCGGAATCCTTTTACAGTCGGTTAACCTCGGGTGGCGTGATGTTCCCGTTGCGGAGATGCTCGAGAAGTACTTGGACTTTCCTGTTGTGGTGGAAAACGACGCCAACGCCGCCGCCCTTGCCGAGTTGTGGTTTGGCAATCCCAAGAACGTGGCGAATTTTCTTTTACTAAAAACCAGTACCGGCGTTGGCGCCGGAATTATTTATAACCGAAAACTCCTCACCGGTCCGCGCGGGATGGCCGGGGAGATTGGGCATATCCCTTTGAAAAAGGACGGACAACCTTGCCGGTGCGGTCAGCAAGGATGCCTTGAAACCTATTTGTACTTTCCGGACGTCCTCAAACGTTACCAAAGTGAGACCGGCAAAGAGCTCAAAGACTGGCTTGAGCTTTATACCAAAGTCTTGAACCGCGACCCGGTCGCCTGCCAAATCCTGGAGGACCTAATCGAAATCCTGTCCATCGCCATTTCCCTCTGCGGCGGACTGCTGGACTTAGACATGGTAATTATCAGCGGAATCTGGGCCAATTTCAAAGAGCTGTTGATTGAACGCCTTGAACGGAAGTTCCAGACCACCTTGGAACTAAGCGGGCTGAAAAAGAAAATCTCGGTCCACTGCTCCACCTTGGGGGAAGACTCGGATCTCTTAGGCGCGGTCGGTCTCTTCACCCAAAAATGGTTCACCCCTCCGATTTAA
- a CDS encoding phosphoglucomutase/phosphomannomutase family protein, giving the protein MIKFGTGGWRAIIGEDFTKDNVCLLAQGIADLVRENATRTGKDNPYFVLGYDRRFLSDKAAKWLAEVLAGNDIKVYFIKQVAPTPLVMYTVKKMEAPFGATITASHNPADYNGVKLFTAGGRDAKEEVTSHLESLVAKVDPAAIRRLAFEEALNQNRIEIIDPFNDYIDTILGMIDTEAIKRRKLRIVLDPMYGVSKTSLQTILVTTRCEVMVIHDRHDTLFGGRLPSPTTHTLHRLRNTVVENGFDLGIGTDGDADRIGIINEQGDFIAPNQILALLYYYLLRYKGWTGPVVRNLSTTHLLDAIARDFGEECYEVPVGFKYISAKMEETNALIGGESSGGLTIRGHIPGKDGIFAASLLIEALSITGKSISELLAEIETKYGTYRMAEKNISFPPAQKTALTEKIFSRQNWPDFGLKIARVGDFDGLKIYFATGEWLSVRFSGTEPLLRIYAEATSEKAATDLCEIMATYLGVK; this is encoded by the coding sequence ATGATTAAATTTGGAACCGGCGGCTGGCGCGCGATCATCGGTGAGGATTTTACCAAGGACAATGTTTGCCTTTTGGCACAGGGGATTGCCGATCTGGTAAGAGAAAATGCCACCAGGACTGGAAAGGACAATCCCTATTTTGTCCTCGGTTACGACCGTAGATTTTTATCGGACAAAGCCGCAAAATGGCTGGCCGAAGTATTAGCCGGTAATGATATAAAAGTTTACTTTATTAAACAGGTCGCCCCCACCCCTCTGGTAATGTACACCGTGAAAAAGATGGAGGCGCCCTTTGGGGCAACCATTACCGCCAGCCACAATCCGGCCGATTACAACGGGGTTAAACTTTTTACCGCCGGCGGGCGGGATGCCAAGGAAGAAGTAACCAGTCACCTCGAAAGCCTGGTCGCGAAGGTCGATCCCGCGGCTATCCGCCGTCTAGCTTTTGAAGAAGCCCTCAATCAGAACCGGATTGAAATCATCGATCCATTTAATGACTATATCGATACCATCCTGGGCATGATCGACACCGAAGCGATCAAAAGGAGAAAACTCCGCATCGTCCTTGATCCCATGTACGGGGTTTCAAAAACCTCCCTCCAAACCATTCTCGTCACCACCCGTTGCGAGGTGATGGTAATCCACGACCGCCACGACACCTTGTTCGGCGGCCGCTTACCCTCCCCGACCACCCACACCCTTCACCGTTTAAGAAATACGGTTGTAGAAAACGGTTTCGACCTGGGGATTGGTACCGACGGCGATGCCGACCGGATCGGGATCATTAATGAACAGGGCGATTTTATCGCGCCCAACCAGATCCTCGCCCTCCTCTATTATTATTTACTGCGTTACAAAGGTTGGACCGGGCCGGTCGTCCGAAACCTCTCCACCACCCATCTGCTGGACGCGATCGCCCGTGATTTTGGCGAAGAATGCTACGAAGTTCCGGTGGGCTTCAAGTACATCAGCGCCAAAATGGAAGAGACCAACGCCCTGATCGGCGGGGAAAGCAGCGGCGGTTTAACCATCCGGGGCCATATCCCCGGTAAAGACGGGATCTTTGCCGCCAGTCTCCTCATCGAAGCCCTTAGTATTACCGGAAAAAGCATTTCCGAATTGTTGGCGGAAATTGAAACGAAATATGGTACCTATCGCATGGCCGAAAAGAACATCTCCTTCCCCCCGGCCCAAAAAACCGCCCTCACCGAGAAGATCTTTAGCCGGCAAAATTGGCCTGATTTCGGCTTGAAAATCGCCCGCGTCGGTGATTTCGACGGCTTGAAGATCTACTTCGCAACGGGCGAATGGCTGAGCGTCCGCTTCTCCGGGACGGAGCCCCTTTTACGCATCTATGCCGAGGCCACCAGCGAAAAAGCGGCCACCGACCTTTGTGAAATCATGGCCACTTACTTGGGAGTCAAATAA
- a CDS encoding HIRAN domain-containing protein — translation MPAERYVAVVGFGQFYGRKIFKPDQIVKLVKEPENAYDDEAIRVELEPVGQVGYVANSTATVPRGCHSAGRIYDTFDEHCYGIVRFVTKEAVIVELLDKIRMQIVLLETSIINQANG, via the coding sequence GTGCCGGCGGAAAGATATGTTGCGGTGGTCGGGTTTGGTCAATTTTACGGCCGGAAGATTTTTAAACCGGATCAGATCGTAAAACTGGTCAAAGAACCCGAGAATGCTTATGATGATGAAGCAATCCGGGTTGAGCTGGAGCCGGTTGGCCAAGTCGGTTATGTGGCCAACAGTACGGCGACCGTCCCCCGGGGCTGCCATAGTGCCGGTCGGATCTATGATACTTTTGATGAGCACTGCTATGGGATTGTCCGGTTCGTGACGAAAGAAGCCGTTATTGTGGAATTGCTGGATAAAATCAGGATGCAGATTGTTTTGTTGGAGACCAGCATCATAAATCAAGCCAATGGATAA